GATTCCAGGGCCAGGGACACAGAGTCATGGCAGTGATGGGTGGCAGGAACCTCTGGGGTGTCTCACCCACTGTCCCACTCAGAACAGGACTATTGCCAACAGTAGATCAGCAAAGTCGTAACCTTGTCTACCTGAGTCTTCAAAATCCCCAAGGATGAAGATGTCAGAGTCCACAAGTCttcaacatattttctttctgataaacACTAAGAGTGGGGCAAGTTCAGTTTTCCACAAGGGAactcaattatttaaaaaggagCATCAGATAATGGCATTTATCATTCTTTGTCTAAAAGTTTTTCTTGATATTGAGTCCACTCCACATTCAACTGAATTCTTTTTGCTCCAGTTTGTTGGTATCTACCTTAATTGCTGGCTATTTCATTTAAGATCTACTCATTGCTGATTGTATATAAaaaccgttcctattttgcttAGCATGGTTTGGGGAGATACGGAACAAACATTCTCATCTTGGAAAAAGCTGGACCTACCCATGCCATGACCTTGTGCCAGAGGTTGCCACTTCAGTCCAATGTGACTGAGGTACTTAGGAATTTTTAGCAGTAGGTCTTTGCTCACCTAGCTGATTTGCACAGATTTAAGAGAGGAAACACTCCCACAGGCAGACCCAAGCAGTCAAGCATCTCCAGCAAGCAGGGCAGTCATGAGTGGTTGAGGATAAACTATATAGGTGGAGCCATAAAAGGACCTTCCTGTCACCGTAACTAGAGTGGTCACAATTAATGGCCAATCTTTGCAGCAGATACATCTCAGAAGAACCTGGCTAGCACTCATTGGAGGAGCAGCAAGACCAAGGAGCCCCAGAAGGGTTTCAACACCCAAGGTTTTGCTCAgcagattgttttattttgtttcttccaagACGCAGCCTGACTACAGGCCAGCCCTGCTGGAAGCAGTGGTAAATACTCAGTCACCCCTTCTTATACAACCACTTTCTTCTTAGGTGAACCTGAGGCTCTGAACTATGCCCTTTATTCTCCAGGCCAGACAAAGACTCTCACGCATTTCACTGCTTTACTCCAAGCGAAGGACAGAGGCACGCACTTCTGGTACGAAACCTGCCCTTAGTCAGTTCTGGTGCTCTCAATATCTTTCAGTCACAAAATCTTTGTGTCTTGGGTCACAAACTTGCTGGTACCTAACCACTGGTCGGCAGAAGAATATGAAGTACATATCAACTCCCAAaaggaacttttttctttcagggagTCACATGCATTTACATAGAAAAGTGACTGAAGTTCAAATAAATTCTAGGTTCCAAGCACAGAGGGTTATTCCACTAAGGCAGAAACAGACCTTCTCTGTAGGGTTGTAACTTCTAATTATGTAttgctccctgcagcctgtaTGCTAGGATCATTATTATCTTCCATGTTTATTAATCAGCTACCTGATGTTAACAAGAAGATAACTTCTAGGAGGTATGCAAATAATtctgcaattttcttttccagtgactCAGCATTCATATCAGAAATGTCTTAACAGGATACAAAGGCTATTAAGAAGCCCTCTGCATAATTATCCTCTTCCTTGCCTCCAGTTCTTACTAATTTATGGAAGAAAATGGGTATTTTCTAATAGATACTCTATCTTGCCAGAAGAAAAGTTGTGTAAgttatcttttcttctgtttaaaatctcatttctttcattttcccttctctaaagacctgtctttaaaattttattcaaataagACAAATTTAAATACTCTCAGTGGAAAGAATTTGAAcaagtgaaatgaaatgctttcagCACTAAGGAGGCTGGACTGGCACCAAGTTAAAATATGAATGTCACGTTGAGAGTTGATAAAGCACCTGCAGATtacttttccatattttctcTGCAACATCAAGGGGAAGCGCTCAGGACAGATCACATGGCTGTAAATAAGTTCATGTTACTGTCACAGAGAGACAACTGAACCAAAATGGTCCCACTTACCCCATTTATCTGGAATCAAGTGCAATAAATTGATGAGCATGTAATTAACTCATTGGAAAACACATTAGTGTGGAGAATGTTTTTTGGGGGCAGCTATTCTCTTAGGCGACATGATGACAGTACACATCCATCTTGTGCTTGCTGTGCTGGAGTTGTTCAGGAGAAAGCTTGTCTGGGCTACCAACTGCTGAGGCATTGAGCCCTTACTTGGTTtgttgtgtttgggttttttcctgtgcaaacaCAGCTCCATGCAAGAGCTTTGCACTTAACTGTTTAGTGACACGAACTTAAGAAATTAACAACTTAAGAGATAACTCCTAcccctggttttgctttcttcaccttccccttggttttgctttcttcaccTTCATCTGgcatcttttcctttgaaaaatcacACCTTCAAGAAGCAAGGAAACCCACTCTGGCCTAACTTTCCAGTATTTAACCCCCTGATGATCCTTCTCCCAAGGAAATCTCTCTAGGTCCCCCAAGGACGGCAAATCCAGCAACCACCCCACCAACAACAAGGTAacagaaagatgttttcttctcaaatgGCTTAGCAGGCAAAGCTGGGTCAAAAACTTGGACAAAGCTAGGGAAGGAGATCAAGTAGAGAGAAACACCCCTCTACATGCTCCACCAGCCACAAAACACTCTGATTAGGCATCTTGCTTAAAATATCCAAGCCAGAGGCTTTTGCATGAAACATCCCTTGTGATGGGTATTCATTTCAAAGGTGTGCTCTGAATGGAAATCTAACACTGCggtcaatttgcagaggttaCCTGGAGGAACAAGAACATATTCAGCAGATAACAAAATAACCTGACTGTttctgctccggcagggggattggatcagatgatctttcgaggtcccttccaatccctaacattctgtgattcagtgattctgtgatgccaTGCAGGCAGGGCACTCTGTCAGAAACatacaggagaagaaaagccaTGCTTGGAAGGACCTGGAGGCTGAAACAGAGACAAGAAGGATGTGTGTGATGCCTGCATATGTACCCATATAGGACATACCAAAACTCTTGGCAGGTCTAAATCCCAGCTCATATACACAAGCACAGGCCATTTCGCAAGAAGCCCGTGCTCTAGATTTTAGGAAACTGCATAAAAACAATTCCAGAGCCAGACTCTGTGTGAAGCTAGACCCTGGGCTCTGCAAAGCTAAACGCTCTTATCAGTGACTAACAGATGAGATACTCCTTGGAGAGCTGCACTGCCCAGACACCCAGTCGTTCTGACAGGACAGTGTGCCAAGCCTTTCCAGCCCCGCTGGCCTGGATTCCCATGACTTCAGATGCAGGCAGGTTGGCTTTATTGCTGGGGCtgtgttgattttcttttcctcttggcAGGAACGCACTCATAGCTCAGTACAAGCCATCTCATGTCACTTTATGATGGGACAGGGGCTATGACCTTAACAGCCACATGGCACTGCATGCGTGTTTCCAACTTCCCCGCATTGCCCAAGACACTCCGCAATCAAAGCGCAACGCTAATGAGGTGAAGTCAAGCAGGGAAGCCCGGGAAATGCTGAAATTACAGGCGGGCGCCCACCATTAaccctgctgccctcctgcaCGGCCCTGacattaaagctttctgcactGCTCTGCATCGCAAAAGCTGAGCTTGTTTAGTTGCTGACTACTGGATATTTTGGGGCTTCTCAGTGGAAATGGCAGGGAAAAGCGACCCCATGGGGACCTACTGGTAGGGCAGGCACAGGCTTGCTTGCCAAGGACAGGATTCGGGCACCCTAACCCCACatgcccccagcaccccgaggGAGAGTCCCTATCCCTTCTCCACACCCGGAGGTCCCTCTGGAGgtgcctgccccctccccaaacccacaGGTGAGACGATAGCACACCCCTCCCCACCTGTCCCGGCGCCTCCCGCCTCACCGGTGCCACCACTCCCCGCGGTGGGACCTTACTCCCTGCCTCTCCGGGACGCCCCGGGGCCTTCCCACTCCTGTGGGTGCCCCGCGGCTCCTCAGCCCGCACGTCCCCCCCGTGgcatcccagtgcccccccagctcctccccgCGCCAGCGCCCGGCGCTcccgcccgcgccgccccccgcgcTCCGCCGCGGCCGTTGCGCCCCGGCGGCCCCACTCCGCCCGCGCCTGCTGCCGTTGTTGGCCGTTGTTCGCCGTTGTTGGCCGTTGTTCGCCGTTGTTGGCCGTTGTTGGCGGTTGTTCGTGGACATGGCCGTGCCGGTGtctgtgctggtgctgctgcctgccctcctcGCCGGTACCGGGCGCACGGCGCCGGGGCAGTGGCGGTCGAGGGGGACGAGCTAGTCCCGGGGAAGCGGGAACCGGGCCGGTACCGTGCCCCGCCGGTCCCGTCCCGGGGAAGGGGAAACTTGAACCGGTACCGGGCACCGGCCGGCTTGGGGGGGCGGCCGCAGAGCCTAAGCCAGTAGCGGGCATCAGCCAtcccggggcagggggagaacaGGCACGGGACGGTGCCGGACACCGGCAGGTCGGGGGGTGCCGGGACGGGACACCGGCTGATCGGGGGGACGGGACCGGTAACGGACACGGGCTGGTCCCGGGGGAGGTCGGGGGGAACCCGGGCGGGACCAGGCGCCGTTAATGCTCGTTGCTCTCCACAGGGCTCCTCTCGCGTCCCGGCGCCGCTGCCAGCATCCCGGTGAGTGCGGCCTGCCCCGTCCTCTCCGGGAAGGACGGTCCCCGCTGCCCTCCGTGTCGCCAGCCAGGCCCCCCGGTGAGGGGCGGCCCCTCCCCCGGGCCTGACGCCGGCAGAGGGAGCGCCTGGCCCTGGCCCCGGAGCCCCGGGGCTGAGCAGAGGGTCTCTCCCCACAGCTGAGGGACCCCGGGAGCCTGGCACCCGCCTGCGAAGGGCTGCAGCACACATGCCCTGGCCATTCCCATCCCTTACCAGCTTGGTCTGCGGTTGCCCTTCACCGGGACTCGCTGTCCGTGTGTCCCGCTGGCGTTAAGGCATCGGAAAGAGCTGAGTTTTGTAGCACACATATGTCCTGACACCACAGCTCAAGCCGTGCCAGGCAGCAGAAGCCAAGCCTCAAGTGATAAATTCCCATAAGAGCATGAAAGATAATGTGGCACTTGATAACGCTGTGCCAGCTCCTGTTGAGCGCTCCTTTCTGTGCATGAGCGTGCCATTATTCCTCAGAAGCTCTCAGATCAGAAGCTGATCAGAGACGTGTTTTAAATGGTGTATCTTAGACTTCTTATGTACCTGTCTCCCACAGCCTGCCTGCTACAAGTATGGTATTCCTGGGTGTCCAAGGAACTACGATCCAGTTTGTGGGACCGATGGAGAGACCTACTCAAACGAGTGTGTGCTCTGCCTTTCCAACAGGTAGTCACTTAATTGACATCCTAACCTTCCCTTCCCTATGCGCAAGCAAGGTATTCACCCTGACATCCCAGTTAACGGATAGATTATTGGCTTTGGATCATTCACACGCTGTGAAACTGCAGTTTTAGCAGTGAAACTGCAGTTTTAGCAGTGTCCTCTCAACTGTCAATCCCTTGCAACAGATTAGATGATTGGATTCAGTTAGCTGGGAGTACTGAATATTTGCGTTTGTAATTCTTAAGGAGAAGCATCTCAGAGGGGGCTGCCTGTCATCTCATAAAATGCCACATTGCCATTAAATATAATACCAGACTCTTCCACACTCTCCATCAGAAAACATGAATTATCCCACTCCAAATGCAGCTTTTACTACAAAATTATTCAAGATCCAGTCTCCTGTAATTCCTTTCATAGAGAAGAGTAAGAATGCCAAATGTTAggagaaaatactattttgccATGcagattgtttaaaaataaataaaaaaaaatctaatatttgagagacagtattttattctttaataatttaatatttttttttaaacaaattgaaAACATAGAAAATCCGTACTTAATGAGCATTGTTACCCCCCATTATCATTGACTGGAAACCTCTATAGAGAGTCTTCTCAGTACAAACTGAGAGAAACTGCTTATGAATTGAATTTGATGGTGAAAGGAATTTATATAAAGGAAATAAcagaatttctgtttccagCAGAGGGAAGAAGTGAGAGTAGCAGAACAACAGTGATGGGCATTTACAAAATTACAAACAGAGAGGTCTCAAGAAAAGGAAGGCTGAAATATGTTTCTGACTTCGGGGCAGGGGAAAGATTAATTGTGACCAGATAATTTACAAAATTCAAATGACCAAAACAGAGGGAACATAGGCCAGAATAAGGAAAGTGTCAAAGGTGTCAAGAGACACTTAAGGAAATATAAAGAAAGTCCCAAAACGtgtcaaagtatttttaaaggtatgcAGATCTGCAGAATTTGGTAACTTTTTCACCAGAGTACATCACAAACTACCCAAGAAAATGACAAATTGCAAAGAGAATTAGTAAACCTAtagtctgggggaaaaaaaaaaacaagcagggaATCAAGGGGCACGCAGAGTACAATCtgtgaaaagaggagaaaagaggtgCTGGCAAGTTACATGTTAGGAGCTACACGTCTTTGCTGCCTAGAATGATGGAGTAAGTTATTAAGCAATTGACTTGCAGACAGCCAGTGGTAAAAAAGAGAGTAAGCAAAGCTGATACAGATTTGTCAGAAATAATCTGACCAAATCtgtgagatttatttttttggcaagATAACTGGCCTAGCACagtaggaggaaaaagaagtgttCCTCCATGACATTAATGAGGCATTTTACATAGCTCCACTTGACATTCATGTAAGCAGACAAATATTCAGCTGAAATTGTTAAAGGATGAAGTCACAGCAGTTTGAAATACTGTGGTTTAAAAGCAGTAATCAGCATTTTACAGTCAAACTGGAAAGAgtaatacagtatttttgtaATGAATTGGATATCAGAAAGGAGACAATAAAAATTTGCAAAATGGCATGAGATACAATGATCTGTGCAAGACTATCAAAACAGTAGATTCCTGAATACAGCATTGCACATAGCACAAAGGGTGTTCTAGCCAAGCCTGCTGTTTATTTCCACTCAATTCCTTAAATAATTCATGATGGGGCTTACATCTTATTAGTATGAGATGTAATATACGTGTTTTGTGTGAAACATGGGATTTAATCCAGTTACACACATAAGACAGATTTTTAGCttaaccatctttttttttgctggcatCTCACATGCTCAGAAACACACATTTTGGTCTGAAGGGGCACAGGGTGATCAGATActatcctgatttttttttctttaatagaatcacagaatcacagaatcacagaatgttagggattggaagggacctcgaaagatcatctagtccaatccccctgccagagcaggattacctagaccatatcacacaggaacgcgtccaggcgggttttgaatgtctccagagaaggagactccacaacctctctgggcagcctgttccagtgttcggtcaccctcaccgtaaagaagtttttcctcatatttatgcggaacctcctgtgttccagcttgcacccattgccccttatcctgtcaagggatgtcactgagaagagcctggctccatcctcttgacacttgccctttacatatttataaacattaatgaggtcacccctcagtctcctcttctctaagctaaagagacccagctccctcagcctctccacataagggagatgttccactcccttaatcatcttcgtggctctgcgctggactctctctagcagttccctgtccttcttgaactgaggggcccaaaactggacacaatattgcagatgcggcctcaccagggcagagtagagggggaacagcacctctcttgacctgctaaccacaccccttctaatacaccccaggatgccattggccttcttggccacaagggcacactgctggctcatggtcatcctgctgtacactaggacccccaggtccctttcccctacgctgctctccaacagctctgtccccaacttgtactcgtacatggggttgttcttgcccagatgcaggactctacacttgcccttgttatatttcattaaatttctccccgcccaaccctccagcctgtccaggtctctctgaatggctgcgcagccttccggtgtgtcagccactcctcccagtttggtgtcatcagtgaacttgctgacagtgcactctattccctcatccaagtcattaatgaatatattgaatagtactggtccc
The sequence above is drawn from the Nyctibius grandis isolate bNycGra1 chromosome 6, bNycGra1.pri, whole genome shotgun sequence genome and encodes:
- the SPINK2 gene encoding serine protease inhibitor Kazal-type 2: MAVPVSVLVLLPALLAGLLSRPGAAASIPPACYKYGIPGCPRNYDPVCGTDGETYSNECVLCLSNSENKKDVQIFKMGRC